One Streptomyces sp. SAI-135 DNA segment encodes these proteins:
- a CDS encoding PadR family transcriptional regulator → MRLPLLALLARGPAHGYELKQDLEQLLGSAYPQPNVGQIYVTLGRLEKQGLIAGEDVEQSSRPNKKVYHLTDTGREALRAWFEEPEDEPRVRDEFFMKLALAPQTGLAEQIALINKQRRQYLNTMRDLSKLAAAEDRDNRIAHLLIEGAMLHLQADLDWLERCQEELEELE, encoded by the coding sequence GTGCGCCTGCCCCTCCTGGCACTCCTGGCACGCGGTCCGGCCCACGGCTACGAGCTCAAGCAGGACCTTGAGCAACTGCTGGGCTCCGCGTACCCTCAGCCGAACGTCGGCCAGATCTACGTAACCCTCGGCCGCCTCGAGAAGCAAGGTCTGATCGCGGGCGAGGACGTCGAGCAGTCGAGCCGGCCCAACAAAAAGGTCTACCACCTCACGGACACCGGGCGGGAGGCGCTGCGCGCCTGGTTCGAGGAGCCCGAGGACGAGCCGCGGGTGCGGGACGAGTTCTTCATGAAACTGGCGCTCGCCCCGCAGACGGGTCTCGCCGAGCAGATCGCCCTGATCAACAAGCAGCGGCGCCAGTACCTCAACACCATGCGCGACCTGTCGAAACTGGCCGCCGCCGAAGACCGCGACAACCGCATCGCCCATCTGCTGATCGAGGGCGCGATGCTGCACCTCCAGGCCGACCTCGACTGGCTGGAACGGTGTCAGGAAGAGCTGGAGGAGCTGGAGTGA
- a CDS encoding ABC transporter ATP-binding protein, whose amino-acid sequence MSDSPAPVLHAEGLVKTHYGEGAPAHAVRGVDLCVRQGEFVAVTGPSGAGKSTLLHLLGGLQRPDGGSIRLDGERTDAWSEARWAVERRKRIGIVFQFFNLVSNLSVADNVELPALLAGVTPKRARAEREQLLGELGLGGKERSMPGELSGGEQQRVALARALVNHPPLLLADEPAGSLDSKGTREVMRLLSRFHQRGQTIVLVTHDARLASAADRVISFFDGRIADDAELDGTGASRRGGISAVLELRD is encoded by the coding sequence GTGAGCGACAGTCCCGCTCCTGTGCTGCACGCAGAAGGTCTGGTCAAGACCCACTACGGCGAGGGCGCTCCGGCGCATGCCGTGCGCGGGGTCGACCTGTGCGTCCGGCAGGGCGAGTTCGTGGCCGTCACCGGTCCGTCCGGGGCGGGCAAGTCGACACTGCTGCATCTGCTGGGCGGGCTGCAGCGGCCGGACGGCGGCAGCATCCGGCTGGACGGTGAGCGCACGGACGCGTGGAGCGAGGCGCGCTGGGCCGTGGAGCGCAGAAAGCGGATCGGGATCGTCTTCCAGTTCTTCAACCTCGTCTCCAATCTGTCGGTCGCCGACAACGTGGAGCTGCCCGCGCTGCTCGCGGGTGTCACGCCGAAGCGGGCGCGGGCCGAGCGCGAGCAGCTGCTCGGCGAACTGGGTCTGGGCGGCAAGGAGCGGAGCATGCCGGGCGAGCTGTCCGGCGGCGAACAGCAGCGGGTCGCCCTGGCCCGCGCCCTGGTCAACCACCCGCCGCTCCTGCTGGCCGACGAGCCCGCGGGCAGCCTGGACAGCAAGGGCACCCGTGAGGTGATGCGGCTGCTGTCCCGTTTCCACCAGCGCGGCCAGACGATCGTGCTGGTCACCCATGACGCCCGGCTGGCGAGCGCCGCGGACCGTGTGATCAGCTTCTTCGACGGCCGGATCGCCGACGACGCGGAGCTGGACGGCACCGGGGCGTCCCGCCGCGGCGGCATATCCGCAGTGCTGGAGCTCAGGGACTGA
- a CDS encoding FtsX-like permease family protein — MRATLRWAHSDLRTHRGEALFLVLATAGIVVSLLLAAALFGYATNPWQRIFTQERGAHVWIHTDRSAQVGKLAGLDGVESVAGPYPTAVATLASRGTRASVELRATPPERPGVGRPLLTAGHWLRADAPGGVVLESSLARALLAEPGDTLTLPGTARTVTVVGVAGSAEPHYRVNEQPGLVWVLPSAVPHPTGQVIGLRLTDPGDTDYAVQRAVTVLGAGAIGEVSTWQQARAEAQGDNRLLGQVLGLFGLGALVAAGLAVHGAIATRIRGHLRDISVLKAIGFTPAQVVRVFLFQHIAYALLGAAAAAALTEALGSHFPGRLGEALGVWQGLPGHAPTLFTVPAGAVLFIGATTALAAWRAGRVPPVPVARPAGAGGGGLGLARRALGLVAAPQLPDRALRTPGPPPGGRATDPAPPFPAPQPSATRPTAAGGGRLLDLARRTLRPGARPSDSADRPGSDPRRGEPTPRPLAAGAEELREEARQRPPARPSAPAEHPPRGRAEGTSGTRPAVPATGHPCGSAHYRTGLAPTAPSGGHLSGTARRALGLGVPPALVLGWHTASFRRMRSLATVARLSLPLLLIVVAMSAWTTIDRFHSRPEQIGLPAALTVHTDAGTGDRAARALLQRDPQVADVYPGVEVAALVPGQTATIALRGLGTSQNPYPYTLAEGRPARGSDEAVAGQGLLDLLDVRVGDWVRMTVGDQPQILHIVGRSIEPENAGRVISTSLDTLRDNDPRLAPTLYQLRLRPGADPHTVAGRLAAAGHGRLDVHAVTNPADGLSPLRSVVVGLIAVLALIGLVELLTAIGGTVREGERDLLALKAIGLSPRQITAITVTATGCTALAAVLAGTALGTPLAHWLIDSQGRSSGIGAGIAQSPSPVLLLLFGAAAVLGAAALAALPAARAARRRLADTLSAVA, encoded by the coding sequence ATGCGAGCAACTCTGCGCTGGGCGCACTCCGATCTGCGCACGCACCGCGGCGAGGCACTGTTCCTGGTGCTCGCCACGGCCGGGATCGTCGTGTCCCTGCTGCTGGCCGCGGCCCTGTTCGGGTACGCCACCAACCCCTGGCAGCGGATCTTCACCCAGGAGCGGGGCGCGCACGTCTGGATCCACACGGACAGGTCCGCCCAGGTGGGGAAGCTGGCCGGACTGGACGGCGTGGAGTCCGTCGCCGGCCCCTACCCCACCGCCGTCGCCACCCTCGCCTCACGCGGCACCCGCGCCTCGGTCGAACTGCGCGCGACGCCACCCGAGCGCCCCGGTGTCGGCCGCCCGCTGCTGACGGCCGGCCACTGGCTGAGGGCCGACGCCCCCGGCGGCGTGGTCCTGGAGAGCAGCCTCGCCCGCGCCCTGCTCGCCGAACCGGGCGACACACTCACCCTGCCGGGCACGGCGCGGACGGTGACCGTCGTGGGCGTGGCAGGCAGCGCGGAGCCCCACTACCGCGTGAACGAACAGCCGGGCCTGGTCTGGGTCCTGCCCTCCGCGGTGCCCCACCCCACCGGCCAGGTCATCGGCCTGCGCCTGACCGATCCCGGGGACACGGACTACGCCGTCCAGCGCGCCGTCACCGTCCTCGGCGCGGGCGCCATCGGCGAGGTCTCCACCTGGCAGCAGGCCCGCGCCGAGGCACAGGGCGACAACCGGCTGCTCGGGCAGGTCCTGGGCCTGTTCGGCCTGGGCGCGCTGGTCGCCGCGGGCCTCGCCGTCCACGGCGCGATCGCCACCCGTATCCGCGGCCACCTCCGCGACATCTCGGTCCTGAAGGCGATCGGCTTCACCCCGGCCCAGGTCGTCCGCGTCTTCCTGTTCCAGCACATCGCCTACGCCCTCCTCGGCGCCGCAGCCGCGGCAGCGCTCACCGAGGCCCTGGGCAGCCACTTCCCCGGCCGTCTCGGAGAGGCCCTCGGCGTATGGCAGGGTCTGCCCGGCCACGCCCCCACCCTGTTCACGGTCCCGGCGGGCGCCGTCCTCTTCATCGGCGCCACCACGGCCCTCGCGGCCTGGCGAGCGGGCCGCGTACCACCGGTCCCGGTGGCCCGGCCCGCGGGTGCGGGGGGTGGAGGGCTGGGTCTGGCTCGCCGGGCACTCGGACTGGTAGCCGCCCCCCAGCTGCCGGACCGAGCCCTACGGACGCCCGGCCCCCCGCCCGGCGGACGCGCCACGGACCCGGCGCCCCCCTTCCCGGCCCCACAGCCCTCCGCCACCCGACCCACGGCTGCGGGAGGCGGCAGGCTGCTGGATCTGGCCCGACGGACGCTGAGGCCGGGTGCACGGCCGTCCGATTCGGCGGACCGCCCAGGATCCGATCCGAGGCGAGGGGAGCCCACCCCCCGGCCTCTGGCTGCGGGAGCCGAAGAGCTCCGGGAGGAGGCACGACAGAGGCCGCCGGCCCGGCCCAGCGCCCCGGCGGAACACCCACCGCGCGGCCGGGCGGAGGGGACGTCCGGGACTCGGCCCGCGGTTCCGGCTACCGGGCATCCCTGCGGCTCCGCCCACTACCGCACGGGCCTGGCCCCCACCGCCCCCTCCGGCGGGCACCTCTCCGGTACGGCCCGGCGGGCGCTCGGCCTCGGGGTGCCGCCCGCGCTGGTGCTGGGCTGGCACACGGCCTCGTTCCGCCGGATGCGGTCCCTGGCCACCGTGGCCCGGCTGTCACTGCCCCTCCTGCTGATCGTCGTGGCGATGAGTGCTTGGACCACCATCGACCGTTTCCACAGCCGGCCCGAACAGATCGGGCTGCCGGCCGCACTCACCGTCCACACCGACGCGGGTACGGGTGACCGGGCCGCTCGCGCCCTGCTGCAACGCGATCCGCAGGTCGCCGACGTCTACCCGGGGGTCGAGGTGGCCGCCCTGGTGCCGGGCCAGACGGCCACGATCGCGCTGCGCGGCCTGGGCACCAGCCAGAACCCCTACCCGTACACCCTGGCCGAGGGCCGCCCCGCCCGCGGCAGCGACGAGGCGGTGGCCGGGCAGGGCCTCCTGGACCTGCTGGACGTCCGTGTCGGCGACTGGGTGCGGATGACGGTCGGCGATCAGCCGCAGATCCTGCACATCGTGGGCCGCAGCATCGAACCGGAGAACGCCGGCCGGGTCATCTCCACCTCCCTCGACACCCTCCGCGACAACGACCCACGCCTCGCCCCCACCCTCTACCAGCTCCGCCTGCGCCCCGGCGCCGACCCGCACACGGTCGCCGGCCGGCTGGCCGCCGCCGGGCACGGCCGGCTCGACGTGCACGCCGTGACCAACCCGGCCGACGGCCTCTCACCCCTGCGCTCGGTCGTCGTCGGCCTGATCGCCGTCCTGGCCCTCATCGGGCTCGTCGAACTGCTCACCGCGATCGGCGGCACCGTCCGCGAGGGAGAACGCGATCTGCTCGCCCTCAAGGCCATCGGCCTGTCCCCGCGCCAGATCACCGCGATCACCGTCACGGCCACCGGCTGCACCGCCCTGGCCGCCGTCCTCGCCGGTACGGCCCTGGGCACCCCGCTCGCGCACTGGCTGATCGACTCCCAGGGCCGATCCAGCGGCATCGGCGCGGGAATCGCCCAGAGCCCGTCGCCGGTCCTGCTCCTGCTCTTCGGCGCCGCCGCGGTGCTCGGCGCGGCCGCACTCGCCGCCCTCCCGGCGGCCCGCGCGGCAAGACGACGGCTCGCGGACACCCTCAGCGCGGTGGCCTGA
- the pgi gene encoding glucose-6-phosphate isomerase — MNADGRTRLNRTPEWTALTEHREELGEVRLRELFAADPGRGTGYTLRVGDLYVDYSKHLVTDETLRLLRELAAATGVFGLRDAMFRGEKINTTEDRAVLHTALRAPRDAVIEVDGENVVPGVHAVLDKMSDFADRVRSGAWTGHTGKRIKNVVNIGIGGSDLGPAMAYEVLRGFTDRDLTVRFVSNVDGADLHEATRDLDPAETLFIVASKTFTTIETITNATSAREWLLTELKAGQEAVARHFVALSTNAGKVADFGIDPDNMFEFWDWVGGRYSYDSAIGLSLMIAIGPDRFREMLDGFRIVDEHFRTAPAESNVPLLLGLLGIWYGNFHDAQSHAVLPYSHYLSKFTAYLQQLDMESNGKYVGRDGQPVQWQTGPVVWGTPGTNGQHAYYQLIHQGTKLIPADFIGFAEPLAELSDGLRAQHDLLMANFFAQTQALAFGKTPDEVRAEGVAEELVPHKTFPGNHPTTTILAKELTPSVLGQLIALYEHKVFVQGAVWNIDSFDQWGVELGKVLAKRVEPALTEGADVPGLDASTKALVARYRELRGRA; from the coding sequence ATGAACGCAGACGGCCGTACCAGGCTCAACCGGACGCCCGAGTGGACCGCGCTGACCGAGCACCGCGAGGAGCTCGGCGAGGTGCGGCTCAGGGAGCTGTTCGCCGCCGATCCCGGGCGCGGCACCGGGTACACCCTGCGGGTCGGTGACCTGTACGTCGACTACTCCAAGCACCTGGTCACCGACGAGACACTGCGGCTGCTGCGCGAACTCGCCGCCGCCACCGGCGTCTTCGGCCTGCGGGACGCCATGTTCCGCGGCGAGAAGATCAACACGACCGAGGACCGGGCCGTACTGCACACCGCCCTGCGCGCGCCGCGCGACGCGGTGATCGAGGTCGACGGGGAGAACGTCGTCCCGGGTGTGCACGCCGTCCTCGACAAGATGAGCGACTTCGCCGACCGGGTGCGCTCCGGCGCGTGGACCGGGCACACCGGCAAGCGGATCAAGAACGTCGTCAACATCGGCATCGGCGGCTCCGACCTCGGCCCCGCGATGGCGTACGAGGTGCTGCGCGGCTTCACCGACCGCGACCTCACCGTCCGTTTCGTGTCGAACGTGGACGGCGCCGACCTGCACGAGGCCACCCGCGACCTGGACCCGGCGGAGACCCTGTTCATCGTCGCGTCCAAGACGTTCACCACGATCGAGACGATCACCAACGCCACCTCGGCCCGCGAGTGGCTGCTCACCGAGCTGAAGGCCGGTCAGGAAGCCGTCGCCCGGCACTTCGTGGCGCTGTCGACCAACGCCGGGAAGGTGGCGGACTTCGGCATCGACCCGGACAACATGTTCGAGTTCTGGGACTGGGTCGGCGGCCGCTACTCCTACGACTCGGCGATCGGCCTGTCGCTGATGATCGCCATCGGCCCGGACCGCTTCCGCGAGATGCTCGACGGCTTCCGGATCGTCGACGAGCACTTCCGCACCGCGCCCGCCGAGTCCAACGTGCCGTTGCTGCTCGGCCTGTTGGGCATCTGGTACGGCAACTTCCACGACGCCCAGTCGCACGCGGTGCTGCCCTACAGCCACTACCTGTCCAAGTTCACCGCGTATCTCCAGCAGTTGGACATGGAGTCCAACGGCAAGTACGTGGGCCGCGACGGACAGCCGGTGCAGTGGCAGACCGGGCCGGTGGTGTGGGGCACGCCCGGAACCAACGGGCAGCACGCCTACTACCAGCTCATCCACCAGGGCACCAAGCTGATCCCGGCCGACTTCATCGGCTTCGCCGAGCCGCTCGCCGAGCTCTCCGACGGGCTCAGGGCCCAGCACGACCTGCTCATGGCGAACTTCTTCGCCCAGACCCAGGCGCTGGCCTTCGGCAAGACCCCGGACGAGGTGCGCGCGGAGGGGGTGGCCGAGGAACTGGTCCCGCACAAGACGTTCCCGGGCAACCACCCGACGACCACGATCCTCGCGAAGGAACTCACCCCGTCCGTCCTCGGCCAGCTCATCGCCCTCTACGAGCACAAGGTGTTCGTCCAGGGCGCGGTCTGGAACATCGACTCCTTCGACCAGTGGGGCGTCGAGCTCGGCAAGGTCCTCGCCAAGCGCGTCGAGCCCGCCCTCACGGAGGGCGCCGACGTACCGGGCCTGGACGCGTCCACCAAGGCGCTGGTCGCCAGGTACCGGGAGCTGCGGGGCCGGGCGTGA
- a CDS encoding RNA polymerase-binding protein RbpA: protein MASGNAIRGSRVGAGPMGEAERGESAPRLRISFWCSNGHETQPSFASDAQVPETWDCPRCGFPAGQDRDNPPDPPRTEPYKTHLAYVRERRSDADGEAILAEALAKLRGEI from the coding sequence GTGGCAAGTGGCAACGCGATCCGAGGTAGCCGGGTCGGGGCGGGGCCGATGGGCGAGGCCGAGCGGGGCGAGTCCGCGCCCCGTCTGCGCATCTCCTTCTGGTGCTCCAACGGGCACGAGACGCAGCCCAGCTTCGCCAGCGACGCGCAGGTCCCCGAAACCTGGGACTGCCCGCGCTGCGGCTTTCCCGCCGGACAGGACCGGGACAACCCGCCGGACCCGCCGCGCACCGAGCCGTACAAGACGCACCTCGCGTACGTACGGGAGCGGCGCAGCGACGCGGACGGCGAGGCGATCCTCGCCGAGGCGCTCGCCAAGCTGCGGGGCGAGATCTAG
- the secG gene encoding preprotein translocase subunit SecG: protein MGFSIALIVFSGLLMLLVLMHKGKGGGLSDMFGGGMQSSVGGSSVAERNLDRITVVIGLLWFACIVVLGLLMKTNS from the coding sequence TTGGGGTTCTCGATCGCCCTGATCGTCTTCAGCGGGCTGCTGATGCTGCTGGTGCTGATGCACAAGGGGAAGGGCGGCGGCCTCTCCGACATGTTCGGTGGCGGCATGCAGTCGTCCGTCGGTGGGTCCTCGGTCGCCGAGCGCAACCTCGACCGCATCACCGTGGTGATCGGTCTGCTGTGGTTCGCGTGCATTGTCGTGCTCGGTCTTCTCATGAAGACGAACAGCTGA
- the tpiA gene encoding triose-phosphate isomerase, translating to MTTRTPIMAGNWKMNLNHLEAIAHVQKLAFALADKDYEAVEVAVLPPFTDLRSVQTLVDGDKLKIKYGAQDLSAHDSGAYTGEISGSMLAKLKCTYVAVGHSERRQYHAETDEIVNAKVKAAYKHGITPILCVGEELEVREAGNHVSHTLAQVEGGLKDLPAEQAESVVVAYEPVWAIGTGKVCGAEDAQEVCAAIRGKIAELYTQELADKVRIQYGGSVKAGNVAEIMAQADIDGALVGGASLDADEFVKIVRFRDQ from the coding sequence ATGACCACTCGCACGCCGATCATGGCGGGTAACTGGAAGATGAACCTCAACCACCTCGAGGCCATCGCACACGTCCAGAAGCTCGCCTTCGCCCTCGCGGACAAGGACTACGAGGCCGTCGAGGTCGCCGTCCTGCCGCCCTTCACCGACCTGCGTTCCGTGCAGACCCTGGTCGACGGCGACAAGCTCAAGATCAAGTACGGCGCCCAGGACCTCTCGGCGCACGACTCGGGCGCCTACACCGGCGAGATCTCCGGCTCCATGCTGGCCAAGCTGAAGTGCACGTACGTGGCCGTCGGCCACTCCGAGCGCCGCCAGTACCACGCCGAGACCGACGAGATCGTCAACGCCAAGGTCAAGGCCGCCTACAAGCACGGCATCACCCCGATCCTGTGCGTCGGCGAGGAGCTGGAGGTCCGCGAGGCGGGCAACCACGTCTCCCACACCCTCGCCCAGGTCGAGGGCGGCCTGAAGGACCTCCCGGCCGAGCAGGCCGAGTCCGTCGTCGTCGCCTACGAGCCCGTCTGGGCCATCGGCACCGGCAAGGTCTGCGGCGCCGAGGACGCCCAGGAGGTCTGCGCGGCCATCCGCGGCAAGATCGCCGAGCTGTACACCCAGGAGCTGGCCGACAAGGTCCGCATCCAGTACGGCGGCTCCGTCAAGGCCGGCAACGTCGCCGAGATCATGGCGCAGGCCGACATCGACGGCGCGCTGGTCGGCGGCGCCTCGCTGGACGCCGACGAGTTCGTCAAGATCGTGCGCTTCCGGGACCAGTAA
- a CDS encoding phosphoglycerate kinase, with the protein MKTIDELITEGVDGKRVFVRADLNVPLADGRITDDGRIRAVLPTVKALVEAGAKVVVASHLGRPKGAPDPAFSLLPAAERLGELLGASVAFAQDTVGPAAHDAVNGLQPGQVAVIENLRFNAGETSKDDTARGEFADQLAALADVYVGDGFGAVHRKHASVFDLPARLPHYAGYLIATEVGVLKKLTDDVQRPYVVVLGGAKVSDKLAVIDQLLGKADRILIGGGMAFTFLKAKGHEVGASLLQEDQIPAVQEYIERAEKTGVELVLPVDAVVAPAFPDLKTKAPADATTVAADAIPADRMGLDIGPASGKLYASKITDAATVFWNGPMGVFEHPEFAEGTKAVAQALLDSSAFTVVGGGDSAAAVRILGFDENAFGHISTGGGASLEYLEGKTLPGLAALED; encoded by the coding sequence ATGAAGACGATCGACGAACTCATCACCGAAGGCGTGGACGGCAAGCGGGTCTTCGTCCGCGCCGACCTCAACGTGCCGCTCGCCGACGGCCGCATCACCGACGACGGCCGCATCCGCGCCGTGCTGCCCACCGTCAAGGCCCTCGTGGAAGCGGGCGCCAAGGTGGTCGTGGCCTCGCACCTGGGCCGCCCCAAGGGCGCCCCGGACCCGGCCTTCTCGCTGCTCCCGGCCGCCGAGCGGCTCGGCGAACTCCTGGGCGCCTCCGTGGCGTTCGCCCAGGACACCGTCGGCCCCGCCGCCCACGACGCCGTGAACGGCCTCCAGCCCGGCCAGGTCGCGGTCATCGAGAACCTCCGCTTCAACGCGGGCGAGACCTCCAAGGACGACACCGCGCGCGGGGAGTTCGCGGACCAGCTGGCAGCCCTCGCGGACGTCTACGTCGGCGACGGCTTCGGCGCGGTCCACCGCAAGCACGCCTCGGTGTTCGACCTCCCGGCCCGGCTGCCGCACTACGCCGGCTACCTCATCGCCACCGAGGTCGGCGTCCTGAAGAAGCTCACCGACGACGTCCAGCGGCCCTACGTGGTCGTGCTCGGCGGCGCCAAGGTCTCCGACAAGCTCGCCGTCATCGACCAGCTGCTCGGCAAGGCCGACCGCATCCTCATCGGCGGCGGCATGGCCTTCACCTTCCTCAAGGCCAAGGGCCACGAGGTGGGTGCCTCCCTGCTCCAGGAGGACCAGATCCCGGCCGTCCAGGAGTACATCGAGCGCGCCGAGAAGACCGGTGTCGAACTGGTCCTGCCGGTCGACGCCGTGGTCGCCCCCGCCTTCCCGGACCTGAAGACCAAGGCCCCCGCCGACGCCACCACCGTCGCCGCGGACGCCATCCCGGCCGACCGGATGGGCCTGGACATCGGTCCGGCCTCCGGCAAGCTGTACGCCTCGAAGATCACCGACGCCGCCACCGTCTTCTGGAACGGCCCGATGGGCGTCTTCGAGCACCCCGAATTCGCCGAGGGCACCAAGGCGGTCGCCCAAGCTCTCCTCGACTCCTCGGCCTTCACGGTGGTCGGCGGTGGCGACTCCGCCGCGGCCGTCCGCATCCTGGGCTTCGACGAGAACGCGTTCGGACACATCTCGACCGGTGGCGGCGCCTCCCTCGAATACCTCGAGGGCAAGACGCTCCCCGGCCTCGCCGCACTGGAGGACTGA
- the gap gene encoding type I glyceraldehyde-3-phosphate dehydrogenase — protein MTIRVGINGFGRIGRNYFRALLEQGADIEIVAVNDLGDTATTAHLLKYDTILGRLKAEVSHTADTITVDGHTIKVLSERNPADIPWGELGVDIVVESTGIFTKKADAEKHIAGGAKKVLISAPAKDEDITIVMGVNENKYDAANHHVISNASCTTNCVAPMAKVLDENFGIVKGLMTTVHAYTNDQRILDFPHKDLRRARAAAENIIPTTTGAAKATALVLPQLKGKLDGIAMRVPVPTGSATDLVVELSREVTKDEVNAAFKKASEGELQGYLTYTEDEIVSSDIVSDPSSCTFDSSLTMVQEGTTVKILGWYDNEWGYSNRLVDLTVFVGNQL, from the coding sequence GTGACGATCCGCGTAGGCATCAACGGCTTTGGCCGCATCGGTCGTAACTACTTCCGCGCGCTGCTGGAGCAGGGTGCTGACATCGAGATCGTGGCTGTCAACGACCTGGGTGACACCGCGACCACTGCGCACCTGCTGAAGTACGACACCATCCTGGGCCGCCTCAAGGCCGAGGTGTCGCACACCGCCGACACGATCACCGTCGACGGTCACACCATCAAGGTGCTGTCCGAGCGCAACCCGGCCGACATCCCGTGGGGCGAGCTGGGCGTCGACATCGTCGTCGAGTCGACCGGCATCTTCACGAAGAAGGCCGACGCCGAGAAGCACATCGCCGGCGGCGCCAAGAAGGTCCTCATCTCGGCTCCGGCCAAGGACGAGGACATCACCATCGTGATGGGCGTCAACGAGAACAAGTACGACGCGGCCAACCACCACGTCATCTCGAACGCCTCCTGCACCACCAACTGTGTGGCGCCGATGGCCAAGGTCCTCGACGAGAACTTCGGCATCGTCAAGGGTCTGATGACCACGGTCCACGCGTACACCAACGACCAGCGCATCCTGGACTTCCCGCACAAGGACCTGCGCCGCGCCCGCGCCGCCGCCGAGAACATCATCCCGACCACCACGGGTGCCGCCAAGGCCACCGCGCTGGTCCTGCCGCAGCTCAAGGGCAAGCTGGACGGCATCGCGATGCGCGTCCCGGTCCCGACCGGCTCGGCCACCGACCTCGTCGTGGAGCTGTCCCGCGAGGTCACCAAGGACGAGGTCAACGCCGCGTTCAAGAAGGCCTCCGAGGGCGAGCTCCAGGGCTACCTGACCTACACCGAGGACGAGATCGTCTCCTCGGACATCGTCAGCGACCCGTCGTCCTGCACCTTCGACTCCTCCCTGACCATGGTCCAGGAGGGCACGACGGTGAAGATCCTCGGCTGGTACGACAACGAGTGGGGCTACTCCAACCGCCTGGTCGACCTCACGGTCTTCGTCGGCAACCAGCTCTGA